In Rhizorhabdus phycosphaerae, the genomic stretch TTATCCGGGGTCGGCCCGCGATAGGCGGCCTGGGTGTGCCGGCCGAACCTCGACAGGTTGAACCCAGAGGGCAGTGCGGCGGCCGCTGCGGGCGATGCCGCCATCGCGGCCGGTGTGGGAATGGCCGGGGTCAGCGGACGTACAGGCTCCGGATCGACCGCGGCGCGCGGTGCCGCTGCGACAAAGGCCACATCCTCGCGCGCCTCGTCCGGGCGACGGCGCCGTGTCGCGGCGAATAGCCCGCCTCCCAAGAGCAGCAGGGCGGCGCCCGCAGCCCCTGCGATGGGAAGCATGTCGCTATCCGTCGCAGACTCGCCCGCGGGCGGTACTGCGGCAGGACGCGCTTCGGCAGAGGCGCCAAGCGTGGAAGGCGCGGCGACGGTGCGATCGGCCGAAACCGGCGCCGGGATGGGGGCCGCAGCCGGCTCACTCAGCGCGGGAGCGGCAGGCGCAGGCAGCGCCCGCGAGGCGGTCCTGGAACTGGCCTGCGTCGGGCTGCGCGGGGTCGGCGCAGTGGGAGCGGGAGGCGTGTCGACAAGCACGGCGGGAGCGGGGATTGCGAGCACAGGCGTGCTGCGAGCAATTGTGGGCGCCTGCGAGGTCATGCCTGTATCGGTCGTGACAGGGGGCACCGTCGACGCGGACGTGGTGGACTCGGTTGGCGTGGTCGCCGCGCCGGAGTCGAGCGCGGGCGGCGCCACGGGCGCTACCGGGGTGGCTGCAGCAGGGGGCGTTGGAGGCGCGGCCTCGACAGTCTCCTGCGCAAATGACGGGGTTGCGGACAGGGCCAGCACAGCGGCAATCGCGGCGAGGCCGGGGCGGTGGGGGGTGATTGCGTACCTCATGAACGAATAAACGTGTCCGCAACGGTATCGGGTTCGCTGATGGCGATGAAACGAAACAATTGATCGGTCAGTTGACTGTTGATAGTTTCCAGCAATAACTTTCCATAGAGAGCAACTAGTCTCTGGATAGTCGTTCATTTACTGTTAATCTGCGCGGTGTGTTCGGCAGGCACTGTGATCGCTATGGGTCGATCGACCTTTGCCGGGCGCTTGGGGGAGCGAATGGCTGTCGTGCCACTGATTGCGATCGGGCTGGGTATATTTTTCCTGCTCGTGATCGCCATGGAAATCGGTCTGCGGTGGCAGCGTCTCGGGGCGAGGGGCGGAGCGAAGCCGACAAAGCTTGCCCCCGTTCCGGACCATCTGTTCACGGCTATGCTGGGTCTGCTCGCGCTCTTGCTGGGGTTTACCTTCTCGCTGGCGCTCAACCGATATGAGGACCGGCGCGCGCTGGTCGTGGCCGAAGCCAATGCGCTGGGCACCGCCTTCCTGCGTGCGCAACTGCTTGAACCGGTGTCAAGCAAAGCCTTGGAAAGCTCTTTATATCGCTATGCCCAGCTGCGGGTCGACTGGTCCGAACGGGCCGAGGCGGGGCAGGACGACCCCCGGATGGCGTCGCTGCAGTCGCAAATCTGGTCCGAGGTCGGCCGGGCGATCAGGACCGACCCCTCGCCGCAGCTCACTCGCGGGCTCATGGATGCGGTCAACGAGAGCTTCGATCTGGCAGCCAGCCGGGCGGCGGCGCGCGGCGCGCATATTCCCGGTGCCGTGCTGGAGATATTGTGCCTCAGCGCCGTTCTTGCGGCGCTGATGCTCGGCTACTCTATCGCGGCATCGGGCGGGGCATCGGGCACGCGCCACCGGCCGGCGGCGTTGCTGCTGCTTCTGCTGCTCGCTCTGGCCCTGACCATGATCTTCGATCTGGAGCGGTCGGTCAGCGGAACAATCCAGGTCTCCCAGGAGCCGCTCAAGGCCCTTCTTTCCTCGATGCGACAGGCTCTAACTGCGTAACGCCTCACCCATGCGACGGATCGCCTCGACCTTGGCGTGAAGGCGCGACCAATCGTCGTCGCGGTCGATTTCCGACCAGATCGCCTCCACCTCGTCGATCAGCATCGCGCAGGGTTCTGCATCCGACCAATAGGGATGATCGAGCGAGACCACGCCCTCATAGGCGCCGATCGCCTCGCGGAACGGCGCGAAATCGTCGCCATCGTAGAGCGGATCGGCGGGAGAGGCCGCGCGCCGCTTTCCGCCGCGCCAGTCGAAGAAGAAGCGGTCGATCGAGACTTCGCTCTTCTGCAGGGCGACGTCCATCGACTGGATCAACGCGAGGTCGGGCTGTTCGCCACGTGGTGCGATGCCGAGCCGGCGGCAGAGCGCGGCGGCCACCTCGCCCTCGTACAGCTGCGGCCACATGTCCAGCGCGGGCGCCAATTCCTCGGCCTCGGCGACCAGCCGCAGCGACTTGGCGAGTTGCACGACGTCCCAGTGGATCGCGTGCGCCTGCCGTCCGAAGGCGTACAGGCCCTGTTGGTCGAAATAGGCTGCGGTGAAGGCCGGGTTCCAGTTCGGGTTGAACCGCCAGGGTCCATAGTCGAAGCTTTCGCCGGTGACGTTGATATTATCGCTGTTGAGGACGCCATGGACGAAACCCGCCGCCATGTAGCTGGCGGCCAGACGCGCGGTCCTGCGGCAGGCCAGGTCCAGAAGCTGTCCGGCGGCCGCATTCCCCGGCTGTTGGCCGAACAGGTTGACCAGCGTATAGTCGATCAGGTCGCGCATCGTCTCCGGCTCGTCGAGCGTCGCCAGCCGCTGGAAGGTACCGATGCGGATATGGCCGTGGCTCATACGGACCAGAACCGCCGACCGGGTGGGGGAGGGCTCGTCATTGCGTTGCAGCGCCTCGCCGGTCTCGATCAGCGAGAAGGTCTTCGAGGTTTCGACACCCAGCGCCTCGAGCATCTCCGTCGCCAGGATTTCCCGCACACCGCCCTTGAGGGTCAGCCGGCCGTCGCCGAACCGGCTATAGGGGGTCTGTCCCGATCCCTTGGTGCCGAGGTCGAGCAGGCGCCCGCCGGGATACTCGGTCGATCCGTCGCGCAACTGGGCGAACAGGAAGCCGCGACCGTCGCCGATGTCGGGATTATAATGGCGAAACTGGTGCCCGTGATAGCGCAGCGCCAGCGGCTGCGGCAGATTGTCGGGCAGCGGCTCGAAACGTCCGAAATGCCGTACCCATTGTTCGTCGCTCAGCCCGTCCAGTCCGACGGCGCCGTCCCAGCGCCGGTTCCGGAAGCGCAGGATGGTATTCGGGAAGTCGGCTGCGCTGACGGGAACGGCCAGTCTGTCGGCGATCTTCGCGATTTGCGGATCGGGCCGATAGGCTGCGGCTTGCGGGGCAATGGTCATACGGCAATATGGGGGCTCGATAGGGTGAGGTGCAAGCATGGCGGATTGGACGGACGGTCACTGGGTGTCGAAAGATGGCCTGCGGCTCCACTATCGTGACTATGGACCGGCGGAGGGGCGCCCGTCGGACGGGGTGAAACGCCCTCCGATCCTCTGCATCCCGGGCCTGACGCGCAACGCCCGTGACTTCGCACCCGTCGCGGAACGGCTTGCCGATCGCTGGCGGCTGATCTGCGTCGAGCTCCGCGGACGGGGAGAGAGCGAGCGGGCCAAGGACCCGATGACCTATGTTCCGGCCACCTATCTCGAGGATCTGACAGCGCTGATCGAACAGGCGGGGCTCGAACGCTTCGTCCTGTTCGGCACCTCGCTGGGCGGAATATTGTCGATGCTGATCACCGCGACGCAACCCGGCAAGGTGGCAGGTCTCCTGCTCAACGACATCGGTCCTGCAATCGATCCGGCAGGCCTCGTGCGGATTCGCGGCTATGTCGGCAAGGGCAGCAGCTATCCGACCTGGTTGCATGCGGCGCGCGGGCTGGCCGAGGTGCATCAGCAGGCATATCCGGATTATGGCCTCGACGACTGGATCGGCATGGCGAAAAGGCTGTTCCGGCTGACCAGCGCCGGGCGGATCGTGGCCGACTATGATGCCGGAATTGCCGAACCCTTTCGCGTCCCGGGCAATGAGGCGCCGGGCGACCTCTGGCCACTCGCGGATGCCATGAAGCCGATCCCCGCGCTGCTGGTGCGCGGCGAGATTTCGGACATTTTGTCGGCGGAGACGGCGGCCCGGATGGCGGCCCAGCTGCCACAGCTCGAGCGGCTCGACATCCCGCGTGTGGGCCATGCGCCGACGCTGTTCGAACCGGACTGCGTCGCGGCGATCGATCGTCTGCTTGCGCGCATAGAGGCGGCGGAAGCCGCGACGGCCTGATCCGGTGCCCCGCCCCGCACGCATCCTTCATTGCCATTCGACCTTCATGCTGGGGGGCAAGGAGGCGCGGGCCGTTCGCCTGATGAACGCGTTCGGTGACAAGGCTGAGCATGTCGTGTTGACGGCGGTCCCAGGCGCTCTGGCGGCACGCGAGGCGCTCGATCCCGCGATCAGCGTCGCCTTTCCCGGAGACGATGCGCCGTCCTTGCAGGGCTTGCCGGGCGTCGGTCGTTATGCGGCACTGGCGCGCTACATGGCGGATTTCGATCTCGTGCTGAGCTATAATTGGGGTGCGATGGACATCGTCGGCGCCCGCCGCCTCTTTGCGGGCCGGGGCCTGCCGCCGTTGATCCATCATGAGGATGGGTTCAACGAAGACGAGGCAGCAGGACAGAAGCCCGCCCGCATCTGGTTCCGGCGCCTGATGCTGCATGCCGCGCATCGCCTGGTCGTGCCATCGCATCGCCTGGAGAGCATCGCGCGCGCCATATGGTGGCAGCCCGCCGACCGTGTCGTGCGGATACCCAATGGCATAGGTCTGCCGTCCGAAGCCGATCTGGCCGCGCCGCTGTCCTTGCCGGGCTGTCCGCCCGTGGAGGGGCCGATCGTCGGCACGGTGGCGGGCCTGCGCCCGGTCAAGAATCTGCCCCGGCTGGTCAGGGCCTTTGCCGCGGGCGCGCCCGCTAATGCCCGCCTCGTGATCCTGGGAGATGGGCCCGAACGGGATACTATCCTCAAGGAGGTGGCGCGACTTTCGGTTTCCGATCGCGTTATTCTGCCGGGTTTCGTGCGCGATCCCGTGCGCTACATGTCGGCTTTCGATGTGTTCGCGCTATCGTCCGACAGCGAGCAATTCCCGATCTCGCTGATCGAGGCGATGGCCTGCGCCCTCCCGGCGGTGACGACGGATGTCGGCGATATCGCCCATATGGTCGCGCCGGAGAATCGGGCTTTCGTCACCCCTTGCGCAGACGAAGGCGCGCTTGCAGCCGCGTTGCGAACGCTTTTGGGAAATGCCCAGCTGCGCCGCGATGTCGGCATGGCCAATCGCAACGTCGCACTGGCCGCTTTCGAGGAGCAGGTAATGATCGGGCGCTATCGTGCCCTCTATTGGGGAGCGATGGGGCGGGAGCCGGTCGCATAGGGCGCGGCAATTACCTCTCCCCAGATTTTGCGCGCATTTTTTTGGCGTTCGCACTATAGGGCGCGAATTCCCAATCGTCCTGTTCGTGGTTTTTTGGAGGTCTCGTTGTTCAAAGGTCTGCGGCCGATCGTCTATGGTGGGCGCGAAGTCTGGCCCCTTATCGAAGGTGGCAAGGGTGTCGCGGCGACCAATCATGCGAGTTCGGGAGCGTGGGCCGCAGCGGGCGGTGTCGGGACGGTGTCTGCCGTCAATGCGGACAGCTATGATGCCGAAGGCAAGATCATTCCGCAGGTCTACCGCGCGCTCACCCGGCGTGACCGGCACGAAGAACTGGTCTCCTATGCGATCGACGGCGCGGTCGAGCAGGTCAAGCGAGCATTCGAGATTTCCGGCGGCAAGGGTGCCATCAACATCAACGTCCTGTGGGAAATGGGTGGCGCCCAGCGCGTGCTGCACGGCGTGCTCGAACGCACCCGGGGCATGGTGGCCGGCGTAACCTGCGGTGCGGGCATGCCGTACAAGCTCAGCGAGATCGCGGCCTCCTACGGCGTGCATTATCTGCCGATCGTCTCCTCGGGGCGCGCCTTCAGCGCGCTGTGGAAGCGCGCTTATTCCAAGGCGGCCGAATGGCTCGCCGCGGTTGTCTATGAGGATCCCTGGCTCGCCGGCGGCCATAACGGCCTGTCCAATGCGGAAGATCCGCGCCAGCCGCAGGACCCCTATCCGCGGGTGAAGGCACTGCGCGACACGATGCGGCAGGGCGGCATTTCCGACGATGTGCCGATCGTGATGGCCGGCGGCGTCTGGTATCTGCGCGACTGGAACGACTGGATCGACAATCCCGAACTCGGCCAGATCGCCTTCCAGTTCGGGACGCGCCCGTTGCTGACCAAGGAAAGCCCCATTCCCCAGGGGTGGAAGGACGAGCTCACCAAGCTGGAGCCGGGCGACGTGCTGCTCCATCGCTTCTCGCCGACGGGTTTCTATTCTTCGGCGGTGCGCAATCCCTTCCTGCGCAATCTCGAGGCCCGCTCCGAGCGGCAGATCGCCTTCTCCATGGAAGCTGCCGGTGACCATCAATATCAGCTCGACGTGGGCGTGAAGGGCAAGAGCTTCTGGGTGACGCTCGGCGATCTCCAACGCGCGCGCGAATGGTATGGCCTTGGCTTCACCAATGCGCTGAAGACACCGGACAACACGCTCGTCTTCGTTACCACCGAGGAGATGAAGACGATCCGCAAGGATCAGGCCGACTGCATGGGCTGCCTCAGCCAGTGCGCTTTCTCGTCCTGGGCGGATAATGAGAATAATTCGACCGGCCGCCTCGCCGATCCGCGCAGCTTCTGCATCCAGAAAACGCTTCAGGACATCGCCCATGGCGGCCCTGTCGATCAGAATCTGATGTTCGCAGGTCATGCCGCCTATAAGTTCAAACAGGACCCCTTCTACTCGAACGGTTTCGTGCCGACCGTGAAGCAGCTGGTCGACCGCATCCTGACCGGCGACTGAGGCTGCTGCCGGGTGGGCGCAGGCGCGGTCACCCGGCGATTACTCGACCTGGTGGGTAGAGATAAACTTTCCGCCGCCTAAGAATGGCTGGGCTTCGAATCGTCGGCGATCCGGATAAGGTCGCGGCATGAAGACAGCCCTCGTCATCCGCCATGTTCCCTATGAAGGCATAGCCGGCTTTCGTGCGCCCGTCGAAGCGGCGGGCTTCGTGATCGACCGCATCGACGTCACCGATCCGGAATTCCCGAATGTCGATTTCGACAGTCCGGATCTGGTCGTGATGATGGGTGGACCGATGGGCGTGTATGAGACCGACCGCCATCCCTGGATCGGCTGCGAAATCGCGCGTCTGGCGCGGCGCATCATGCTCGACCGGCCGACACTGGGCGTCTGCCTGGGCAGCCAGATGATCGCCGCCGCCATGGGCGCCCGCGTCTATGCGGGGCCGGTCAAGGAAGTGGGCTTCGCCCCGGTCGCGATAACCG encodes the following:
- a CDS encoding glutamine amidotransferase; this translates as MKTALVIRHVPYEGIAGFRAPVEAAGFVIDRIDVTDPEFPNVDFDSPDLVVMMGGPMGVYETDRHPWIGCEIARLARRIMLDRPTLGVCLGSQMIAAAMGARVYAGPVKEVGFAPVAITDTGLSSPLRHIADVPVLHWHGDTFDLPEGAELLASSDKYAHQAFRRGQNILALQCHPEMGEDPRFDAWLEDEPYIHAAGTSVEALRDDHGRHGSRAVEAGRRMIADWLARIDM
- a CDS encoding protein adenylyltransferase SelO family protein produces the protein MTIAPQAAAYRPDPQIAKIADRLAVPVSAADFPNTILRFRNRRWDGAVGLDGLSDEQWVRHFGRFEPLPDNLPQPLALRYHGHQFRHYNPDIGDGRGFLFAQLRDGSTEYPGGRLLDLGTKGSGQTPYSRFGDGRLTLKGGVREILATEMLEALGVETSKTFSLIETGEALQRNDEPSPTRSAVLVRMSHGHIRIGTFQRLATLDEPETMRDLIDYTLVNLFGQQPGNAAAGQLLDLACRRTARLAASYMAAGFVHGVLNSDNINVTGESFDYGPWRFNPNWNPAFTAAYFDQQGLYAFGRQAHAIHWDVVQLAKSLRLVAEAEELAPALDMWPQLYEGEVAAALCRRLGIAPRGEQPDLALIQSMDVALQKSEVSIDRFFFDWRGGKRRAASPADPLYDGDDFAPFREAIGAYEGVVSLDHPYWSDAEPCAMLIDEVEAIWSEIDRDDDWSRLHAKVEAIRRMGEALRS
- a CDS encoding NAD(P)H-dependent flavin oxidoreductase, with protein sequence MFKGLRPIVYGGREVWPLIEGGKGVAATNHASSGAWAAAGGVGTVSAVNADSYDAEGKIIPQVYRALTRRDRHEELVSYAIDGAVEQVKRAFEISGGKGAININVLWEMGGAQRVLHGVLERTRGMVAGVTCGAGMPYKLSEIAASYGVHYLPIVSSGRAFSALWKRAYSKAAEWLAAVVYEDPWLAGGHNGLSNAEDPRQPQDPYPRVKALRDTMRQGGISDDVPIVMAGGVWYLRDWNDWIDNPELGQIAFQFGTRPLLTKESPIPQGWKDELTKLEPGDVLLHRFSPTGFYSSAVRNPFLRNLEARSERQIAFSMEAAGDHQYQLDVGVKGKSFWVTLGDLQRAREWYGLGFTNALKTPDNTLVFVTTEEMKTIRKDQADCMGCLSQCAFSSWADNENNSTGRLADPRSFCIQKTLQDIAHGGPVDQNLMFAGHAAYKFKQDPFYSNGFVPTVKQLVDRILTGD
- a CDS encoding alpha/beta fold hydrolase, which produces MADWTDGHWVSKDGLRLHYRDYGPAEGRPSDGVKRPPILCIPGLTRNARDFAPVAERLADRWRLICVELRGRGESERAKDPMTYVPATYLEDLTALIEQAGLERFVLFGTSLGGILSMLITATQPGKVAGLLLNDIGPAIDPAGLVRIRGYVGKGSSYPTWLHAARGLAEVHQQAYPDYGLDDWIGMAKRLFRLTSAGRIVADYDAGIAEPFRVPGNEAPGDLWPLADAMKPIPALLVRGEISDILSAETAARMAAQLPQLERLDIPRVGHAPTLFEPDCVAAIDRLLARIEAAEAATA
- a CDS encoding glycosyltransferase; this encodes MLGGKEARAVRLMNAFGDKAEHVVLTAVPGALAAREALDPAISVAFPGDDAPSLQGLPGVGRYAALARYMADFDLVLSYNWGAMDIVGARRLFAGRGLPPLIHHEDGFNEDEAAGQKPARIWFRRLMLHAAHRLVVPSHRLESIARAIWWQPADRVVRIPNGIGLPSEADLAAPLSLPGCPPVEGPIVGTVAGLRPVKNLPRLVRAFAAGAPANARLVILGDGPERDTILKEVARLSVSDRVILPGFVRDPVRYMSAFDVFALSSDSEQFPISLIEAMACALPAVTTDVGDIAHMVAPENRAFVTPCADEGALAAALRTLLGNAQLRRDVGMANRNVALAAFEEQVMIGRYRALYWGAMGREPVA